In Nonomuraea muscovyensis, one genomic interval encodes:
- a CDS encoding NADH-quinone oxidoreductase subunit C, whose translation MSPSESLPVSPSESLPESLSARFGERAQVSESFGEITLDVAAGDWIAVLTGLRDSGYAFFDWLTGVDDPPEGFFVVANVYDPHARHRLLVRTHVPRAAPRLPSAVGVYRGADWHERETFEMFGVIFEDHPNLVPLLLPDGFEGHPLRKDFILAARVAKQWPGAKEPGESGHGAPSRRKTLPPGVPADWGAPDA comes from the coding sequence GTGAGCCCGTCCGAGAGCCTGCCAGTGAGCCCGTCCGAGAGCCTGCCGGAGAGTCTGTCCGCGCGGTTCGGCGAACGGGCGCAGGTCTCGGAGTCGTTCGGCGAGATCACGCTCGACGTGGCCGCCGGCGACTGGATCGCGGTCCTGACCGGGCTGCGCGACTCCGGCTACGCGTTCTTCGACTGGCTGACCGGGGTCGACGACCCGCCCGAGGGCTTCTTCGTCGTCGCGAACGTCTACGACCCGCACGCCCGTCACCGGCTGCTGGTGCGCACCCACGTGCCACGAGCCGCCCCCCGCCTGCCGTCCGCCGTCGGCGTCTACCGCGGCGCCGACTGGCACGAACGCGAGACGTTCGAGATGTTCGGCGTGATCTTCGAGGACCACCCCAACCTGGTGCCGCTGCTGCTGCCCGACGGGTTCGAGGGCCACCCGCTGCGCAAGGACTTCATCCTCGCCGCGCGGGTCGCCAAGCAGTGGCCGGGCGCCAAGGAGCCCGGCGAGTCGGGCCACGGCGCGCCGAGCCGCCGCAAGACGCTTCCACCCGGAGTCCCGGCCGACTGGGGGGCACCCGATGCTTGA
- the nuoH gene encoding NADH-quinone oxidoreductase subunit NuoH yields MLDVVISFAVILAVFLVLPLIVGQTEHKVMAHMQSRLGPMYAGGFHGWAQLIADGVKFAQKEDVIPAAADRRIFMIAPGVALVPYLVVMIVIPLDRDLVAVHLDAGLFFVLAVMGVGVLGSIMAGWASANKYSLLGGMRSAAQLMAYELPLVLAASSVAMAAGTLSLPGIVEAWQWWWLPWQAIGGVVFFLAGLAELRRPPFDMPIAESEIIMGPMTEYTGMRFALFMLSEYVGIVVLSFLTTVLFLGGWHGPLLPGWLWTLVKVFALAFVVIWLRVSLPRLREDQLQKLAWAGLVPLALVQLALTGVVKVLF; encoded by the coding sequence ATGCTTGACGTGGTGATCAGCTTCGCCGTCATCCTCGCCGTCTTCCTGGTGCTCCCGCTGATCGTCGGGCAGACCGAGCACAAGGTCATGGCCCACATGCAGTCGCGCCTCGGGCCGATGTACGCGGGCGGCTTCCACGGGTGGGCGCAACTGATCGCCGACGGGGTGAAGTTCGCGCAGAAGGAGGACGTCATCCCCGCCGCCGCCGACCGGCGCATCTTCATGATCGCTCCCGGGGTGGCGCTGGTGCCGTACCTCGTCGTCATGATCGTCATCCCGCTCGACCGGGACCTCGTCGCCGTGCACCTCGACGCGGGGTTGTTCTTCGTGCTCGCGGTGATGGGCGTCGGCGTGCTCGGCTCGATCATGGCCGGCTGGGCGTCGGCCAACAAGTACTCACTGCTCGGCGGCATGCGCTCGGCCGCCCAGCTCATGGCGTACGAGCTGCCGCTCGTGCTGGCCGCCTCCTCGGTGGCGATGGCCGCCGGCACGCTGTCGCTGCCCGGCATCGTCGAGGCGTGGCAGTGGTGGTGGCTGCCGTGGCAGGCGATCGGCGGGGTGGTGTTCTTCCTGGCCGGCCTCGCCGAGCTGCGCCGCCCGCCGTTCGACATGCCGATCGCCGAATCCGAGATCATCATGGGGCCGATGACCGAGTACACCGGGATGCGGTTCGCCCTGTTCATGCTGTCGGAGTACGTCGGCATCGTGGTGTTGTCGTTCCTCACCACCGTGCTGTTCCTCGGCGGCTGGCACGGCCCGCTGCTGCCGGGCTGGCTGTGGACGCTGGTCAAGGTGTTCGCGCTGGCGTTCGTGGTGATCTGGCTTCGGGTCAGCCTCCCGCGGCTGCGCGAGGACCAGTTGCAGAAGCTCGCCTGGGCCGGCCTCGTCCCCCTCGCCCTCGTCCAGCTCGCCCTCACCGGCGTGGTCAAGGTCCTCTTCTGA
- the tnpA gene encoding IS200/IS605 family transposase — MAEYGDIRTGRHCVFVLHAHLVFMTKFRHRVFTDTHLTRLEEIMRAVSADFETGLAEFNGENNHVHLLVNFPPKIALSKLVNSLKGVSSRRMRQEFPELAAHSYRANTLWSGSYFAGSVGGAPISVLRQYIEQQNRPL, encoded by the coding sequence ATGGCCGAGTACGGCGATATCAGAACCGGCAGACACTGTGTTTTCGTCCTGCACGCTCATTTGGTTTTCATGACGAAGTTCCGGCATCGGGTGTTCACCGACACCCACCTGACCCGCCTGGAAGAGATCATGAGAGCGGTCAGCGCCGACTTCGAAACCGGCCTGGCCGAGTTCAACGGCGAGAACAACCACGTCCACCTGCTGGTCAACTTCCCGCCCAAGATCGCCTTGTCCAAGCTGGTCAACAGCCTCAAGGGCGTCTCCTCCAGGCGGATGCGGCAAGAGTTCCCCGAACTGGCCGCCCACTCCTACCGGGCGAACACGTTGTGGTCTGGCTCCTACTTCGCCGGTTCAGTGGGTGGAGCGCCGATCAGTGTCCTGCGCCAGTACATCGAGCAGCAGAACCGGCCCCTGTGA